The genomic window GCATGAGTTGATACTGAATGCGGCATATTTGAAAAAACATCTGCCATCGTATCACCTCCTCGTGGACTATATATTGTCATTATATCTTGTATGAAGGAAAAAATATACAGCTTCATCAATTGACGGCTATTATAAAAAAAATAGGGGCTGTCCAATAAGGGCTAGCTCCTACTCACTGCGGCAGTATGGAAACAATGACGATTTCGTCTATTATCTTATCCATTTCATAGTTTAGTTGCCGGGAAAATTACTTTTTGGGCAGCTCTATCCTGAGGAACGATTATATAGGTAATATAATGCTAAATGTAGTACCTTTGTTAAGTTCGCTAGTAATCTTCATTTTTCCATCATGGTCTTCAATAATTTTTTTTGTGACCATTAACCCTAATCCATTTCCATTTTCTTTTGTTGTGTAAAACGGCTCGCCTAATTTTTCAATAACGTCATGCGCCATACCGTACCCCTCATCTTTGATGCTAATTGCAATGGACGTTTGGTCGTAAGGTTTTACTTCAATAACAACTTCTCCCCCATGTGGCATGGCCTCAATCGCATTTTTAATTAAATTAATAAAAACTTGTTTCATTTGGTTTTCGTCACAGAGTACAGTTGGTACGTCAGCATGTAGTTTTGTACTAAGGGAGATGTTACATGCTTTTGCCTGTTGTTCCAGAATAGACGTTACATAATATATAATCTCGCCTATATTATTTTTTTCTGAATTAATTGCCTTAGGCCTTCCGAGCAACATTAATTCACTCACAATGTCATTAATTCTATCTATCTCCTGAATCATAATTGGATAATATGTATCATTCCCTGTTTTATTTTCGTTAAGAAGCTGGGTAAATCCTTTTAATGCTGACAATGGATTTCGTATTTCGTGACCAATTGCAGTTGCCATTTTTCCAATAACG from Bacillus sp. HMF5848 includes these protein-coding regions:
- a CDS encoding ATP-binding protein; protein product: MNNPPKNTALINEEIKALKLFIILFYIIYFGYDIIYYFIDQNLLVPELPYTGKGLGIWLYIILLAILPISVYLINKKNKVYSVKYLYITTFLVIDLIHHALKYYDNSDMFRSGNAIEPFIVLFAPLFINKKYFWFVNIGIVIKYALLGLILKEPVVGLPIILLTILAAIAYILLNRFSSYLHTLTATHEELRQSEKLAVIGKMATAIGHEIRNPLSALKGFTQLLNENKTGNDTYYPIMIQEIDRINDIVSELMLLGRPKAINSEKNNIGEIIYYVTSILEQQAKACNISLSTKLHADVPTVLCDENQMKQVFINLIKNAIEAMPHGGEVVIEVKPYDQTSIAISIKDEGYGMAHDVIEKLGEPFYTTKENGNGLGLMVTKKIIEDHDGKMKITSELNKGTTFSIILPI